TCCACGGCGGCTCCTTCCGTCGGGTCCGGGGTTCACCGGCCATTGTCCCGTGCGGCCCGCACGGTGCCTCGTTTGTTCACCCGGGTGTCCCCGGGGGGACGCCCTCGTCGGCGCCGGGCGTCTCCTCGGTCGCTGGGGGGCCGTCCTCGCCGGGGTCGGCGGGCGGCCCGTCCTTGCCCTTGCGGTCGCGGATGTCCGGCACGGGCGGCTCGTCGTGCGGATCCAGGCGCTGGCGCTGGGTCTCCCCCGAGATCTCGGCCCCCGGGGCGAGCCACTCCCTGCGCAGCGACACCACGCGCAGCACGAGCACGAGCACCATCACCGCCGCCGAGGTCAGCGGGCCGAGGAGCTCCGCCTGGCCGAGGGCCGCCGTCGTGCCCGCGCCGAGGATGGCCGGCAGCGCGTACCAGCCACGCCCGCCGAACACGGCGGGCGGTTCCCCGGCGACGACGTCGCGCAGGATGCCGCCGCCGACGGCGGTCACCAGGCCCAGCACCGCGGCGGCGACCGGGCTCAGGCCGGCGAGCAGGGCGATGCGCGTTCCCACCACGCAGTACACGGCCAGGCCGACGGCGTCGAAGGCCATGACGGCGTGGTGGCCGCGCTCGCCGTCGAAGATCCGGAGGAACACCGCCAGCGACGCGACCGCCGGCAGGATCAGGTACCAGGGGTTGTCGAAGGCGGCGGGCACGTCCCGGCCGACCACGAGGTCACGGACGACGCCGCCGCCCGTGCCCACCATGAGGGCCAGCAGCAGGGAGCCGACGATGTCGTAGCCCTTGCGCACGGCAAGGACGGCGCCCGAGATCGCGAAGAAGAACACGCCCACGAGGTCCACGGCGGTGATCGCCGCGGTGATCGCGTCGGCGAGCTCGCCGTGCGCGTCGATCGGCTCGGGCACGTCCCGTTCGAGCTCGGCGGGGTCCTTGGGGGCGGCGGACAGCAGCCACACGGGGAGAAGCGGAAGCAGCACCCGCCCATCGTCCCCCGTCAGGCGGCCCCGGGTCAGCCCTGGGCCGAGGCCGGCCCGAACTCCTTGGCCAGCTCCGACGCCACGCCGGTGTACCCGGCCGGGGTCAGCTCCAGCAGGCGCGCCTGGGCGCCCTCGGACAGGCCGAGGCCCTGCACGAACTCGCGCATGCGCGCCCCGTCCACGCGATGGCCGCGGGTCAGCTCCTTGAGGCGCTCGTAGGGGTTGTCCATGCCCTCGACGCCGGCGATCGCCTCGGCGCGCATCACGGTCTGGACGGCCTCGCCGAGCACCTCCCAGTTCGTGTCGAGGTCCTCGGCCAGCACGGGCTCGGCCACCTGGAGCTGGCCCATGCCCTTGGTGACGTTGGTCAGGGCGAGCACCGAGTGGCCGAGGGCCACGCCGATGTTGCGCTGCGACGTCGAGTCCGTGAGGTCGCGCTGCCAGCGGGACTCCACGAGGGTGGCGCCCAGCGAGTCGAGCAGGGCGCAGGAGAGCTCGAGGTTGGCCTCCGCATTCTCGAAGCGGATCGGGTTCACCTTGTGCGGCATGGTGGAGGATCCGGTCGCGCCGGCCACGGGGATCTGCGCGAAGTAGCCGATGGAGATGTAGCTCCACACGTCCACGCAGAAGCCGTGGAGGATCCGGTTGAAGCGCGCGACGTCGGCGTACAGCTCCGCCTGCCAGTCGTGGGACTCGATCTGGGTGGTCAGCGGGTTCCAGGTGAGGCCCAGGTGCTCCACGAAGGACCGGGACAGGGCCGGCCAGTCCGCGTCCGGGGCGGCGGCGAGGTGGGCGGCGTAGGTGCCGGTGGCGCCGTTGATCTTGCCCAGGTACTCCTGGCCGGCGATGCGCCGGGTCTGACGGGTCAGACGGTGCACGAACACGGCCATCTCCTTGCCCAGCGTGGTGGGCGTGGCCGGCTGCCCGTGCGTGCGGGAGAGCATGGGGGTCTCGGCGGCCTCGGCGGCCATCGCGGAGACGGTGGCCACGGCGGCGCGGGCGGCCGGCAGCCAGACCTGCTCGACGGCGTCGCGCACACCCACCGCGTAGGCGAGGTTGTTGATGTCCTCCGAGGTGCACGCGAAGTGCACGAGCGGCTTCAGCCGGCCCAGGCCCAGCCCCTCGAGGCGGTCGGCGATGAAGTACTCGACGGCCTTCACGTCGTGCACCGTGACCTTCTCCGTGGCCGCCAACTCGGACACGGACTCCGCGTCGAAGTCCGTGACGATCGCCCGCAGGCCCGCCTGCTGCTCAGCCGTGAGCGGCTCGAGACCCGGCAGCACGCGGTGCTCGGCCAGGTGGATGAACCACTCGACCTCCACGTGGATGCGGTTGCGGTTCAGCGCCGCCTCGGACAGGTGCTCCACGAGCGGCTCCACCGCCGCACGGTAGCGGCCGTCCAGGGGGCCGAGGGCGATGCCGGCCTCGGCGAGGGAACGGCGGTGGGCGGTGGACGCGGGCGCGGGCTGCGAGGTCATGGCCCCCATTCTGGCATCGGCGGCGGCCGCCCCGGGCTGTGCACGGGTGCGCGACGCGCGGCCGCCCGGCGATCCGTCAGGCCCCGGGGAGGGTCACGGCTGCAGCAGCCGGAGGAACGCGCCGATCAGGGGCAGGTCCGCCGGCGTCGTGGGCAGGGCGTCCGCCAGGGCGGGGGAGTGCACCAGGTAGGCGGCCCACTGCCCGCGGGAGAGGGACACGTTCAACCGGTTCCGGTTGAGCAGGAAGTCGAGCCCGCGCGGGACGTCCTGGGCGCTGGATGCCGCCATGGTCAGGATCGCCACCGCGGCCTCCCGCCCCTGGAACCTGTCCACCGTGCCGACGGTGGTGCCCTGCAGCCCGGCGTCGTCCAGGGCCGCGCGCACGGTGGCCACCTGCGCGTTGTAGGGCGCGACGACGATCACGTCCTCCGGCGTGAGCGGCCGCGGCTCCTCCCCGGAGCCGGGGGTCCAGGCGCGTCCCACGAGGTCCTCGATGATCTCGACGACCCGCCTCGCCTCCTCCGTGGACGACACCGCGTTGCCGGTGTGCTCCACGGGCACCGGGTGCAGCCCCGGGACGATGCCCTCCAGATGGCGGGCGTCTGTGGCCTCCGACCTCGAGCGCAGCTGGCCGTCGTAGGAGAGCCGCGAGACCGGCGCGGTCAGGGCCGAGTGCATGCGCCACGTGGTGTCCAGGAAGAAGCCGCGCTCGGGCGGGAGCACCTCTTCGCCCGGCTCCATGAGCCAGCCCAGGGCGGCGTCCCCGATCGGCTGGGGGTGCGTGCCCTGGGAGACCTGCGGCAGCTGCTGCGGGTCTCCCAGCAGCAGGACCGTGCGGGCGGTGGCAGCGGCGGCCAGGGTCATGGCCAGGGAGAACTGTCCGGCCTCGTCGATCACCAGCAGGTCCAGGTCCGGGGCCTTCGGGTGGGCGAACGTCCAGGCGGTGCCGCCGAGCACGTGGCCCGGCTGGGACAGGTGCTCGAAGGCGTCCCCCCGGTCGTCCAGGACGGTCCAGGGGCGCTCGCGGTCCTCGCCGCCGCGCGGCTTCTCCTTGCCCACGTGCCCGGCGGGCACGCCCACGGCCACGAGCTTGGCCAGGAAGTTCTCCACCACGGCGTGCGACTGCCCCGTCACCCCGATGCGCCAGCCGCGGGAGGCCAGCTCCTTCACGGCGTGGCTGCCCACGTGGGTCTTGCCGGTGCCGGGCGGGCCCTGCACGGCCACGTAGGAGCCCCGCGCGGAGACGAGGGCCTCCACGAGGGCGTCGGCGCCCTCGAGCCGCCCGGCGCGGGCATCGGCCGTGATCTGCGCGAGCGGCCGGCCGGCGGTCTCGGGGACGCGCCGGGCGAGGATGTCGAACGCCGCCGTGGGGGCGGCGCCCTCCTCCGGCCGGGGCAGCGCGCCGAGCGCCCGGGCGCGGAGGCCGTCCTCGCGGATGCGCTCCTGCAGGGTGGCCGAGGGGATCACGGTGTGCGCGAACGCGGCCATCGGGAGTTCGGGGTGGGGCTCGGCGTCGAGCGCGACCTTCTCCCGCAGCCGCAGCGTGGAGGTGCCGTCCGGATGGTCCTCCACGTCCTCGACGACCGCGGCCGCGCCCACCCAGCGCACGGCGTTGGGCTGCAGGCCCTCCACCCGTCCGGCGGGCACGTCCTCGTAGACGGTCTTGGCCTCGGCGCCCGGCGTGAGCTGGGTGCCGGCCTCCAGCCGGCCGGTCACGCGGAGGACGCGCTGCCGGGTGCGCGCCCGCGACGACGGCCGGTGCCAGTCCTCCGCGACGTCCACGCGGTCCGCCACGACGTTCGCACGGGGGTCCTGCCACTCGTCCACGGGGGAGATCCCCCGGTCGAAGAACGCCCACCACATCGGCTTGGCCTCGCGCCGGAAGAAGCCCAGGCCGGCGGCGAGCATGGCCAGGCCCAGAGTCTCGTCGTCGCCGTCCGCGGGGTCCGCGGGGACCAGGTCGAGGAGGGCCTGTTCGAGGGCGGCGTCCTCGTCCGTGGCGGCCGGTGCGTCCTCGCCCGCCTCGGCCGGCTCCCCGGCATCCACCGCGACCCCGGTCGACGCCCCGCCGACCTGGCCGAGCAGCCAGTCCCGCAGGCGCGCGGTCGAGACGCAGTCGTACCGGTTGTAGTCCTCGATGCCCGCGCGCAGCCGGGCGGCCTCCGCCGCGGCGTCGGCGTCCCCCTCCCCGGCCCGCTCGGCCTGCTCGGCGTAGGCGTGGTACTCCGTCACCGAGTCGGCGGCGGTGGTCACGCCGTCCTCGGCCCGGTGGTCGGCGCCCATGTAGAGCGGCTCGAGCTTCTTGATCGAGTAGCTGGGCACGCCCGCACGCAGGCTCGCCCGCACGGTGGCGTAGAGGTCCACGAACAGGCCGGCGCGCAGCCAGTCGTCCAGCTCCGCCTCGCCGACGCCGTGGCGCACCGTCAGGCGCTTGAGCGCCGTGACCTCGTACGCGGCGTAGTGGTAGATGCGCATGCCCGGGTGCACCGCGCGGCGCGCCTCCACGAATCGCACGAACTCCTCGAGCGCCGCCTTCTCCTCGGCCCGGGTGTCCGCCCACAGACCCGTGAAGCGGAACTGGTCGAACCCCGTGCCCTCGGTGGTCCGGCCGGGCGCGGCCTCCACCCAGCCCCACAGGTACTCCAGGCCCTCCATGTCCCCGCGCGGGGAGACCCAGAGCGGGTCCCCCTCGAAGTCGAAGAACAGGTCGCCGGCGTCGGGGGCGGGCAGGGCGCGTACGGGCGCCGGGTCCACGATCCGGTGCGGCGGCACCCCGTCCGCGCCCGCCGGCTCCAGCTGCGCGGCGGCCTGGTCCCGCAGCGCCTCCCACGTCCGCCGGGACATGCCCTCCGGAGGCGCCGTGGACGCCGCCAGCTCCTCCACCGTGCGCACCCCGGCCGCGCGGAGCCGGGTCCGCTGCACGCGGGTGGCGCCGGCGGTGAGCAGCACGTCCCGGTGCTCGGCGATCGCCTCCTCGCACCACCGGCACTGCCCGCACACCGCGTGCCGCTCGTCCCCCCATGCGACCGGCGTCCCCTCCGTCACGTGCGTGCGCAGCACGCGCTCCAGGCGGGCGCGCTGGTGCCGGTACACGGGGATGACCTCGGCCAGGTCCACGGTGTGCCTGGCGCCGTCGCCCAGCCACAGGGAGCCGTGCCGGGTGCGCGGCACGCCCATCCCGTCCAGCAGGTCCGCGTAGGCCGCGATCTGCAGCAGTGCCGTGACCCGCGCGTGCCGGGCCAGCTTGGTGTCCACCACCTGGTAGGCGCCCTCGGGGTGCTCGGCCGTGGGCTCGCGCACCAGGAAGTCCGCCAGGCCGCCGAAGGAGCCGTCGTGCAGCATCGCCTGGAACACCACCGCCGCTCCGGACGCCAGCGCCTGCCGCGTGCGCTCGGCCGCCGCCGCGATCCCCTCCGGCGTGTACGGGCTGGGCCGCTCCAGCACGACGACGCCGCCCGCTCCGTGCTCGGCGACCAGCGCGTCCAGCGTGCGCGCCTCGTGCGCGTCCCCGAGGGCGGACACGCGCGCCAGGAACGCGTCGTCCTCCGGGGCCCCGTCGGCGCGCCCCAGCTTCGGGTCCACGGCCCCGCGCAGCCAGCCGTACTCACACGTGGCGGCGGCCGTGATGTCGGAGGGGCTGAGGAGGAAGGACGCGGGATCCACGGGGGAGAAGCTCGCCATGGGCACAGCCTAGGTGTGATGTCCAGGGAGGTTGTTGAGCCTGCTGGCAGGTGCGGCTCCGATCGCGGAGTGGACTCGGTGATGATTGTAGAAGTGCACCCACCCAGGCAACGCGGCCCTGCGTTCGGTCTCTGAGCCGTAGAACTTGGCGTAGGCCCACCCGTCAGCGAGCGTGCGATGGAACCGCTCGATCTTCCCGTTCGTCTGCGGTCGGTAGGGCCGAGTCCGCTTGGGCTTGATCCCGAGCTCGGTGCAAGCATCCCGCCAGGCATGCGAGCGGTAGGCCGAACCGTTGTCCGAGAGCACCCGCTCCACCTCCACGCCCAGCTGCGCGAAGTGAGCGACCGCGCGGCGCAGCACCGCGATGGCGGTCTGGCTGCGTTCGTCGGAGTGCATCTCGACATACGCGAAGCGGGAGTGGTCATCGATCACGGTGTGCAGGAAGCCCACCCCGAGCCGGGGCTGGTATCGGGCATCACGGGTTCCTTCTCGGTCCGAAGTCGCCGCGCGGTGCTTCATGCCCTGCTGACGCCCGACGAATCGGTGCCCGCCCCCGTCGGGGATGCGTCCGAACTTCGTGACGTCAACGTGGATCAGCGAGCCGGGGTGGGGGTGCTCATAGCGGCGGATCGGCTCGGCGGTGACCCGGTCCAGACGGGCGAGGCGGTTGATCCGGCAACGCACGAGCACGGCATGGACGGTGGATGCCGGCATCCCGAGTTCTGAGGCGATCTGCACGGGCCCCAGGCGCCGGCGCCATCGGGCGGCCACGATCTGTTTCACCACCGCAGGCGGTGTTCTGGTCGGCATCGTGGACGGCCGGCTGGACCGGTCGACCATGCCTGCAGGTCCCTCGGCCCGGAAGCGTGTGGCCCATTTGCGGGCGGTGGGTGGGGAGACCATGAACATCTTGGCCGCGGTGGCGACCGGCCAGTGCTCCTCGACGATGAGCTTGGCCAGGCGTAGGCGGGCGCGAGGGGTCAGGGCGGCGTTAGCGTGGGACATGAAGGCCTTCTGTTCGCGTGAGCGGTTTCTTGACAACTCCACTCTCGCAACAGGAGGCCTTCGCCTGTCAGCTGCTCACGCAACAACGTCCCTGGACATCACACCTAGGCAGAGGGGCGGACGCGGTACGGGGAGGCCCGTCGTCGTCCTCCGCGTCGCCCGGCACCCGTCACATGCCGGCCCTGACTTGACGCAGGTCACACGGAGAGCGTTACCTAATGATCGTTCAGTAATTCCCCACGCGGCCCCGCCGCGCCCCGGACGTGAGGCGCCCATGACCGAGACCCCGCACCATCCCGCGCTCGTCGGCGACCGCGTGGCGCGGTGGCTCGGCGTCACCCTCGAGGCCGCCGAGAAGGACCACGCCCGCATCCGCATGACCCTCGGCGAGGAGCACCACAACGCCTTCGGCATGGCCCACGGCGGCGTCGTCTTCGCGTTCGCGGACTGCTGCTTCGCGCTGACCTGCAACGACCCCGCCTCGGACGGCTCCACCCTCACCGTGGCCTCCGGCGTGGACGTGAACTTCCTGTCCGGCACCCGCGCCGGCCAGACCCTCGTCGCGGAGGGCCGCCTGGTCGCCGCCGCCGGCCGCTCGGCCGTCTACGACATCACCGTGACCACCGACGACGGCACCCTGGTGGCCGCCTTCCGCGGCCGCTCCCGCACCGTCGCCGTGAAGGGCGCGTGACCGGCCCCGCCGCCGCGCACCCGGCCGACCAGACCCGACCCGACCCCCTCTGATCCCCAGGAGACCCGCCATGCTCGAGGCTTCGATCCCGAACCCCTACTCCCCGGCCCCCGTCCCCGCCCCCGCCGACCGCGGGGCGCCGGACCCCGAGGAGACGATGAGCCGGGACCAGATCGAGGCGCTCCAGTTCGAGCGCCTGCGCTGGACGCTGCACCACGCCTACGAGAACGTGCCCGCGTACAAGGAGCACTTCGACAACCACGGCGTGCACCCCTCCGACTTCACGGCCCTCGAGGACCTCGAGCTCTTCCCGTACACGGACAAGGAGTTCCTGCGGAAGAGCTACCCGTTCGGCGCATTCGCCGCCACGGGGCCCGAGCTCCGCCGCATCCACGCCTCCTCCGGCACCACCGGCCAGCCCACCGTGGTCGGCTACACCGACGACGACCTGGCCACGTGGGCCACCCTCGTCGCCCGCTGCTTCCGCGCCGGCGGCATCCGCCCCGGTGACCGCGTGCACAACGCGTACGGCTACGGCCTGTTCACCGGCGGCCTCGGCGCCCACTACGGCGCCGAGCGCATCGGGGCGGCCGTGATCCCGATGTCCGGCGGGCAGACGGAGAAGCAGGTGCAGCTGATCACCGACTTCCAGCCGCGCGCCATCCTCTCCACGCCCACCTACCTGCTGACCATCGCGGACGGCTTCAGGAAGCTCGGCCTGGATCCCCGCGAGTCCTCCCTCGAGGTCGCGATCCTCGGCGCGGAGCCGTGGACCGAGGCGATGCGCCGGGAGATCGAGCAGACCTTCGACCTCGATGCCCTGGACATCTACGGCCTCTCCGAGGTCATGGGCCCGGGCGTGGCCGGCGAGTCCGCGGCCACCAAGGACGGCTCCCACATCTGGGAGGACCACTTTCGCCCCGAGATCATCGATCCGCTCACGGACGAGGTCCTCGAGACCGGCCGCCCCGGCGAGCTCGTCTTCACCTCGCTCACCAAGCAGGCGCTGCCGATCATCCGGTACCGCACCCACGACCTCACCCGCCTGCTGCCGGGCACCACGCACCCGGGCCACCGCCGCATGGGCCGCATCACGGGCCGGTCGGACGACATGATCATCCTGCGCGGCGTGAACCTGTTCCCGTCGCAGATCGAGGAGCTGGCCCTCAAGGAGCCGGCCCTGTCGCCGCACTTCACCCTCGAGATCACCCGCCCGGACCGCATGGACCAGATGGCCGTGAACATCGAGCGCCGCGAGCACGCGACCCTCGAGGAGGCCCAGGCCTGCGCCGCGCACCTGCGCATGGAGATCAAGACGAAGATCGGCTCCTCGTGCGTGATCAACGTGGTGGAGCCGGAGACCCTGGCCCGCTCGTCCGGCAAGCTCAAGCGGATCTACGACCTGCGCGACCAGGCCTGATCCCGTCCCCGCAGCCGATCCCGACGCCGGCGTGCCCGGTAGAGTGGATCGGTGCGCCGTCGTCGGCGGCGTCCTCCCGCCTCCGAAGGAGCCCCGTGCCCCAGAGCAGCCCCACCCCGCGCCGCGGCCGGCCCGGCTATGACCGGCAGACGCTGCTGGCCGAGTGCGTCGAGCTCTTCAACCGGCACGGCTACGAGGCGACGTCCATGGGCATGCTCGCCACCCACCTGGGCATCTCCAAGTCCGCGATCTACCACCACGTGGAGTCCAAGGAGGCGATCCTCGACCACGCGGTGACGGAGGCGCTCGACGCCCTCGAGGCGTGCCTGGACGATGTGGTGGCCAGCGGGGCCGACGCCGGCGCGCAGGTCGAGGCGGCCATCCGCGGCACCCTCGGGGTGCTGGCGGAGAAGCAACCCGAGGTGACCCTGCTGCTGCGCCTGCGCGGGAACTCGGCGGTCGAGGTGGCCGCCGTCGAGCGCCGGCGCGAGATCACCCGGCGTCTGGGCGACCTGCTCGAGTCAGCCCAGGCCGCGGGTGCGGTGCGCTCCGATGTGACCCCCCGCAACCTCGCCCGTCTGGCGCTCGGCATGATCAACTCGATCGTCGACTGGTACCGCCCCGACGGCGCGGACCCGGGCCACAAGTCCGTCGAGGAGATGGTCGCCGCCGTGACCGGCGTCGTCATGGGCGGCCTGCGGGGCTGACCCCCGCCCCTCCTGCCCCGCCCCGGCCCCTCCGTCTTCGTTCGCGAAACGGACGGCGTGTCCGGCGCGTCCGTGCGCGATGTGGACGGCGCCTCAGCCCGCCGGGAGCGCCGCCGCCACCCGGTGCAGGATCCCGACGTCGTCGCCCCCGCCCATCGTCCCCGCCTCGGACGCGTCCAGACGCCGGTTCAGCACGTACTGGCGGCGCCCGTCCAGCACATGCGCGGTGCGCATGCGGACCTCCGCGCCGTCCGGCCCGGGGATCCGCTTCTCGTAGACCACGGCCTCCCCGCCGGGCCAGTCCGCGCCCCGTGCGTCGACCACGCCGAGCCAGCCGGTCTGCCCGGCGCAGTCGGCGCGCACCTGCGCGTGGCGGTCCCAGGAGCGACGCGCGGCCTCCACGTCCGGGAAGTCGGTGACGGTGAGGTTCACGTAGCCGGCGGTGTCCGTGCTGGACTGTCCGCGCGCGCTGCCCGCCCCCGCCAGGCCACGGGCGCCGGACTCGGCCTCCGACTGGGCGGCGGCCCGGTTGGCGTCCACGCAGGCCTGCGAGGCGTCGCGGGCCTGGGACAGTGCGACCTCGTCGCCGTAGACGGTCGCCAGGTGCCGCTCCATGGCGTCCCGGTACTCGGCGCGCGAGTACACGTCCAGGACGGTCATCTGTGCGCCCGTGCCCTCCTCCACGGCCCGGGCGACGGCGTCCACCTGCGCCCGGCCCGCCCAGGGGGCCTCGGACGAGGACGCCGCCGTTGAGGCGACGTCCGTCCCGCCGGACCCGCCCGACGCCGCCCCGTCGGTCCCGCAGCCGGCCAGGGACAGGGCCCCCGAGAGGGCGAGGGCGGCGGCGGTGAGGGCGGCGGGGGCGGAGCGCATGGATCCATGATGCGCCCGCGTGCGACGGCCGAGCGGCACGCGACGGCGCCCCCCACTGCGACGGTGCGGGGCGCCGAGACGCCGCGGCCGGGGAGGGGGCTCAGCCGGCGGGGACGGCCTCGAGGACCTGCTCGGCGAGGGCGCGGGCCTGGTCGGCGGCGCCGGCGGGGGCGGTCTCGCCCGGGCCGGCGACCATCACGCTGACCACGTCCGTGCCGCGCCGCACGGCGAGCCATCGCCCTCCCGCGAGCTCCCCGCCCACGGCCTCGTCGCCGATCCCGGTCACGGGGGCGATGTCGGTGGGCTGCTCGGCGCCGGGCACCTGGACGTCCGTGCACAGCTCGATCGGAGCGGAGCCGTCCGCCAAGGCCGCCACGGCCGCCGAGACGTCCGGGTAGGCGACCACGTCGGCCCGGACCGAGGTGTAGCCGCCCCCCGCGACGGTGGGCATGGCGTCGGAGCGCAGCTGGGCCCCGCCCGCGGCGGCCTCGGTGCGAAACCGCTCCGCCGCGGCGTCCGCGCACCGCTGCTGGGCCTCCGTGTAGGTCGGCGACGCGCTCGAGCCCTCGGCCGCCGGCTCCAGCGGTCCGTCCGTGAGGATCGTCGCCTGGTCCTCCAGGTCGGTCTTCCGCTCGAGCGGGGAGACGGACCTCGTGGTCACCTCGAAACCCTCGGGCGCGGCCGCCGTGACGGCCTCCGTCAGGCCCGTCCGGGCCTCGTTTCCGAACCGGTCCGGCATGGACAGGGACAGCGCCGAGGACGATGCGGCCGAGGAGGAGGCGGCCGGCGAGGTCACGCTCGAGCCCGCGCCGCCGGCGGTCGGGCTGCCGGCCGCCGTGGAGGAGGAGGCGGACCCGCCCCCGCCGGCGCAGCCGGTCAGGACGAGGGCGGCGGCGCCCAGGGCGAAGCCCGCCCGCAGTCGGCGGGACGGGACGGCTGTCATGTGGGTCATGGGAGAAGTGAATGCCCTGTACCCCGCTTGGTCAAGGGCTGTGTCGGGGCAGCCCGCGCCCCGGTCACCCCCGCGAACGACGACGCCGGCGCCCCCGCGGGGGAGACGCGCCGGCGTCGTCGGTGGGCTCGGACCGTGAGCCCCGGCCGGATCAGGCCTTCGGCTCGGCCTCCGGCATCGGCCAGGTCTTGGCGACCAGCGTCAGCACGTCGTACTGCGCCACCAGCTCGTCCTTCTGGTTGTGCAGCCGGCAGTCCCAGGCGACCTCGCCGTACTCGTCCGTCACGCGCGGGGTGATCCTCTTCGCGGTGAGGGTCACGCGGATGGCGTCGTCGTAGGTGACGGGCGTGATGAAGCGCAGGTCGTCCAGGCCGTAGTTGGCGAGCACCGGGCCCGGATCCGGGGCCACGAACAGGCCCGCGGCCCAGGAGACCAGCAGGTAGCCGTGGGCCACGCGGCGCGGGAAGAACGGGTTGGCCATGGCGGCCTCCTCGTCCGTGTGCGCGTAGAACTTGTCGCCCGTGGACTCGGCGAACGCCGTGATGTCCTCGATGGTGACGGTCCGCAGGCCGGAGGCGAACTGGTCGCCGATCTGCAGCTCGTCGAGCGCCTTGTAGAACGGGTGCTTCGCCTTGCCTGCCTCCACGTCCTCACGGGTGGCGGTCTGCGCGGCGGCGCCCTGGTGCCACACGCCGGTGATGGCGGTCAGCATGTCCGGGGAGCCCTGCACGGCGGTGCGCTGCATGTAGTGCTTGACGGCGCGGACGCCGCCCAGCTCCTCGCCGCCGCCGGCGCGGCCGGGGCCGCCGTGGATCAGCACCGGCACGGGGGCGCCGTGGCCGGTGGTGGTCTTCGCGGTCTGGCGGTTCAGCACGTGCACGCGGCCGTGGTGGGCGCCGATGCCCGCGATGAACTCGGAGGCGGTGGCGCCGTCGTTCGTGGCGAGGGTGGCCACCAGCGAGCCGGAGCCCAGCGCGGCCAGGCGCACGGCGTCGGCGACGTCCGTGTAGCCGATCACGGAGGTCACCGGGCCGAAGGCCTCCACGGAGTGCACCTGCGGGGTGTCGGCGTCGGCGAAGGTGAGCACGGTGGGGGCGAAGAACGCACCGGCCTCCGCGTCGGCGTCGCCCGTGGAGCCCTCCGGGCCGCCCAGGCGGACCTGGCCGCCGGCGTCGACCAGGGTCTGCACGGCCTTGCGAACTTCGGACTGCTGCTCCTTGGAGGCCAGGGCGCCCATGGTGGTGCCCTCAGCGCGGGGATCGCCCAGGACCACCGTGGAGGAGAGACGCTCGGTGAGGGCCGCCGTGACGTCCTCGACCATGGCCTCCGGCACGATCACGCGGCGGATCGCGGTGCACTTCTGACCGGCCTTGACGGTCATCTCCTGGAAGACGACCTTCACGAATGCCTCGAACTCGGGGGTGTCCACGCCCGCGTCCGGGCCGAGGATGGCCGCGTTGAGGGAGTCGGTCTCCGCGGTGAAGCGGACACCGCCGTTGAGGACGTTCTCGTGCTGGCGCAGGGTCTGCGCGGTGCCGGCCGAGCCGGTGAACGCCACGTGGTCGCGGTAGTCCAGGTGGTCGAGCAGGTCGCGGGCGGAGCCGGAGATCAGCTGGATCGAGCCCTCGGGCAGCACGCCGGACTCCACCATCATGCGCACGCAGGCCTCGGTGACGTAGCCGGTGGGGGTGGCCGGCTTGACCACGGTGGGAACGCCCGCGACGAAGGCCGGGGCGAACTTCTCCAACATGCCCCACACGGGGAAGTTGAAGGCGTTGATCTGCACGGCCACGCCCGGGATG
This sequence is a window from Micrococcus porci. Protein-coding genes within it:
- the paaZ gene encoding phenylacetic acid degradation bifunctional protein PaaZ, producing the protein MTVTAPSLPEILPSYVAGSWWTPSHPSKVTDVTDANTGELMARVSTDGIDTAGAIEHARTVGQRNLGELTIHERALKLKELALYLNSRIQELYDLSFATGSTQRDHAFDVDGGIGTLFTFSGKGRRELPNSNVIIDGDVEPLSRDGSFIGEHIYQRIPGVAVQINAFNFPVWGMLEKFAPAFVAGVPTVVKPATPTGYVTEACVRMMVESGVLPEGSIQLISGSARDLLDHLDYRDHVAFTGSAGTAQTLRQHENVLNGGVRFTAETDSLNAAILGPDAGVDTPEFEAFVKVVFQEMTVKAGQKCTAIRRVIVPEAMVEDVTAALTERLSSTVVLGDPRAEGTTMGALASKEQQSEVRKAVQTLVDAGGQVRLGGPEGSTGDADAEAGAFFAPTVLTFADADTPQVHSVEAFGPVTSVIGYTDVADAVRLAALGSGSLVATLATNDGATASEFIAGIGAHHGRVHVLNRQTAKTTTGHGAPVPVLIHGGPGRAGGGEELGGVRAVKHYMQRTAVQGSPDMLTAITGVWHQGAAAQTATREDVEAGKAKHPFYKALDELQIGDQFASGLRTVTIEDITAFAESTGDKFYAHTDEEAAMANPFFPRRVAHGYLLVSWAAGLFVAPDPGPVLANYGLDDLRFITPVTYDDAIRVTLTAKRITPRVTDEYGEVAWDCRLHNQKDELVAQYDVLTLVAKTWPMPEAEPKA
- a CDS encoding phenylacetate--CoA ligase family protein codes for the protein MLEASIPNPYSPAPVPAPADRGAPDPEETMSRDQIEALQFERLRWTLHHAYENVPAYKEHFDNHGVHPSDFTALEDLELFPYTDKEFLRKSYPFGAFAATGPELRRIHASSGTTGQPTVVGYTDDDLATWATLVARCFRAGGIRPGDRVHNAYGYGLFTGGLGAHYGAERIGAAVIPMSGGQTEKQVQLITDFQPRAILSTPTYLLTIADGFRKLGLDPRESSLEVAILGAEPWTEAMRREIEQTFDLDALDIYGLSEVMGPGVAGESAATKDGSHIWEDHFRPEIIDPLTDEVLETGRPGELVFTSLTKQALPIIRYRTHDLTRLLPGTTHPGHRRMGRITGRSDDMIILRGVNLFPSQIEELALKEPALSPHFTLEITRPDRMDQMAVNIERREHATLEEAQACAAHLRMEIKTKIGSSCVINVVEPETLARSSGKLKRIYDLRDQA
- a CDS encoding PaaI family thioesterase; amino-acid sequence: MTETPHHPALVGDRVARWLGVTLEAAEKDHARIRMTLGEEHHNAFGMAHGGVVFAFADCCFALTCNDPASDGSTLTVASGVDVNFLSGTRAGQTLVAEGRLVAAAGRSAVYDITVTTDDGTLVAAFRGRSRTVAVKGA
- a CDS encoding TetR/AcrR family transcriptional regulator, whose product is MPQSSPTPRRGRPGYDRQTLLAECVELFNRHGYEATSMGMLATHLGISKSAIYHHVESKEAILDHAVTEALDALEACLDDVVASGADAGAQVEAAIRGTLGVLAEKQPEVTLLLRLRGNSAVEVAAVERRREITRRLGDLLESAQAAGAVRSDVTPRNLARLALGMINSIVDWYRPDGADPGHKSVEEMVAAVTGVVMGGLRG